One Vibrio tapetis subsp. tapetis DNA segment encodes these proteins:
- a CDS encoding transcriptional regulator produces MLVTLSLSDKLILQATFNVVDGIAAMYGNHTEVVLHSLDIDNPSIIKIANGHVTDRDIGAPITNLALEKLKTGIDVSEPYFSKGPQGKLLRSVTTLIRNDIGKAIGLLCINSNMDAPIHSLFSSMVPNSNSISNTMTSPETFSKSPDEMLNDTIAKIRKEAMMDQGISPSKRNRIIVEKLYDNGTFNIKDAIVTTATNLQVSRDTVYRYVREIKSEQQARSEESKSAMA; encoded by the coding sequence ATGCTCGTCACATTATCGTTAAGTGATAAATTGATTTTGCAGGCTACGTTTAATGTCGTAGATGGAATTGCTGCTATGTACGGAAATCATACCGAAGTTGTATTACACAGTTTAGACATTGATAACCCGTCTATTATTAAAATCGCCAATGGTCACGTGACCGATCGCGATATTGGTGCCCCGATCACTAATTTAGCCCTCGAAAAGCTGAAAACGGGTATCGACGTTTCTGAACCGTACTTCAGTAAAGGGCCACAAGGCAAACTTCTGCGTTCGGTAACCACACTGATCCGCAATGACATCGGTAAAGCGATTGGACTCCTTTGTATCAACTCGAATATGGATGCCCCTATCCATTCGCTGTTTAGCAGTATGGTTCCTAATAGCAATTCTATTTCCAATACGATGACGTCCCCTGAAACTTTTTCTAAAAGCCCGGACGAAATGCTAAACGACACCATTGCTAAGATCAGAAAAGAAGCCATGATGGACCAAGGTATTTCGCCATCAAAAAGAAATAGAATTATTGTAGAAAAGCTCTATGACAACGGCACGTTTAATATTAAAGATGCCATTGTAACAACGGCCACTAATTTGCAAGTATCTAGAGATACCGTATACCGTTACGTGCGAGAGATTAAGAGTGAGCAACAGGCTCGATCTGAAGAGTCAAAATCTGCGATGGCGTAA
- a CDS encoding serine dehydratase subunit alpha family protein, with product MKAQWKQYIDIINSVVKPALGCTEPISAAYASSAVAQMLGGAPETLKVFVSDNLYKNSMGVFVPGTGKIGLPIAAASGAVAGDFEAGLEVLAKINADDVTKAQAMIDAGNVEVSREKTDEFIFCRAIATLGDNTAEITISGGHTRIVEKKLNGEITFATDEATACGSTASICEGVDISIQGIYEFATQADFADIEFILQARDLNVALSQEGLDNKYGLEIGRTMGSSMAEGLMSPSLSADILMYTSAASDARMGGATLPAMSNYGSGNQGIAATIPVVKTAEFVKADDEKLARALILSHLGAVYIKSHYPPLCAFCGNTATSSAASMAMVYLKGGSFEQSCSAIKNVLSDTSGMVCDGAKSTCAMKVGSSSQAAMKGMLLALNNQSIDDQGVIANDVEKTIRNIGRMVSTGMAITDKEIIDIMSS from the coding sequence ATGAAAGCTCAATGGAAACAATATATCGACATCATTAACTCAGTCGTTAAACCTGCTCTTGGCTGTACTGAGCCAATTTCAGCTGCATACGCAAGCAGTGCTGTAGCTCAAATGCTGGGTGGCGCGCCAGAAACTCTGAAAGTCTTTGTATCAGACAACCTGTACAAAAACTCAATGGGTGTTTTTGTTCCTGGTACTGGCAAAATTGGCCTTCCAATTGCTGCTGCGTCTGGTGCTGTTGCGGGTGATTTCGAGGCTGGCCTTGAAGTACTAGCTAAAATCAATGCAGATGACGTAACTAAAGCTCAAGCAATGATCGATGCTGGTAATGTTGAAGTATCTCGTGAAAAAACAGACGAGTTCATTTTCTGCCGAGCGATCGCAACCCTTGGTGACAACACCGCAGAAATCACGATCAGCGGTGGCCATACTCGCATCGTTGAGAAGAAATTAAACGGTGAAATCACATTCGCGACAGACGAAGCGACAGCTTGTGGCTCAACGGCTTCAATTTGTGAAGGTGTTGATATAAGCATTCAAGGTATTTACGAGTTCGCGACTCAAGCCGATTTTGCCGACATCGAATTTATCCTACAAGCTCGTGATCTTAATGTCGCACTTTCACAAGAAGGCCTAGACAATAAATACGGTTTGGAAATTGGCCGTACAATGGGAAGCAGCATGGCTGAAGGCCTAATGAGCCCTAGCCTTTCTGCGGATATCCTTATGTACACTTCTGCCGCTTCAGATGCTCGTATGGGTGGTGCGACACTACCGGCAATGAGCAACTATGGCAGCGGTAACCAAGGTATCGCGGCAACAATCCCAGTGGTAAAAACAGCTGAATTTGTTAAAGCTGACGATGAAAAATTGGCTCGTGCGCTGATTCTTAGCCATCTAGGCGCTGTTTACATCAAATCTCACTACCCACCTCTTTGTGCATTCTGTGGTAACACAGCGACAAGTTCAGCGGCGTCTATGGCGATGGTTTACTTGAAAGGCGGAAGTTTTGAGCAATCTTGTTCTGCTATTAAAAATGTACTAAGCGATACTTCGGGAATGGTGTGTGACGGTGCAAAATCTACCTGTGCGATGAAAGTCGGTAGTTCATCACAAGCCGCAATGAAAGGCATGCTCTTAGCTCTAAACAATCAGTCTATCGATGACCAAGGTGTTATTGCTAACGATGTTGAAAAAACCATACGTAATATCGGCCGAATGGTCAGTACTGGTATGGCAATTACCGACAAAGAAATCATTGATATCATGTCCTCTTAA
- a CDS encoding Rid family detoxifying hydrolase, which translates to MKTVVTSPSAPAAIGPYSHGTEFNGMIFTSGQLPVDSATGKVVEGGITEQSVQSLKNLVSVLEAGGGNAETVLKTTCYLANISDFAAFNAVYADLFKTDCPARSCFAVKDLPLGVLVEVEAIAHKK; encoded by the coding sequence ATGAAAACTGTAGTTACTTCTCCGTCAGCTCCTGCTGCTATTGGTCCTTACTCTCACGGTACTGAATTCAACGGCATGATCTTTACATCAGGTCAACTTCCGGTTGATAGCGCAACAGGTAAAGTAGTTGAAGGTGGCATCACCGAGCAAAGCGTTCAGTCTCTTAAGAACTTAGTGAGTGTTCTAGAAGCAGGTGGTGGTAACGCAGAAACAGTCCTAAAAACGACCTGTTACTTAGCGAACATCTCTGATTTCGCCGCCTTCAACGCCGTTTACGCAGATCTATTCAAAACAGACTGCCCAGCACGTAGCTGCTTTGCAGTAAAAGACTTGCCATTAGGCGTTCTTGTCGAAGTTGAAGCTATCGCTCACAAAAAATAA
- a CDS encoding AzlC family ABC transporter permease: MKKQLMSAGFKVIAPLCIGAFPFSFIVGAVSIQAGMDVFQSTLWAFTVFAGSAQMVALGLFQSGASMAVIMLTTFIINLRHILYSASLSEHAKEYPLHIRMLMSYGLTDEVYAATITEVREEKEGRHWFYLAAMGGFWANWVIANLLGALVGSSFPDIANYGLEFAMVAAFIAIVIPQVKSRECIIAAVVATVSGILLSGLPHSLGLVIAAAIGVFAGYQMDLATEREEAEALIKKSQAQEKQEETLTEQVHVALPTANNEA; this comes from the coding sequence ATGAAGAAACAACTGATGAGTGCGGGCTTTAAGGTAATTGCTCCGTTGTGTATTGGCGCTTTCCCTTTTTCTTTTATAGTTGGAGCGGTAAGTATTCAAGCTGGCATGGATGTCTTTCAAAGTACGCTGTGGGCGTTTACTGTTTTCGCCGGATCTGCACAAATGGTGGCGCTGGGTCTTTTTCAGTCTGGCGCGAGTATGGCCGTTATCATGTTGACGACATTCATTATTAATCTTCGTCACATTTTATACAGTGCTTCTTTATCTGAGCATGCAAAAGAATATCCCCTCCATATCCGTATGCTGATGTCTTATGGCTTAACTGACGAAGTTTACGCCGCAACAATTACTGAGGTGAGAGAAGAAAAAGAAGGCCGTCATTGGTTTTATCTTGCTGCAATGGGCGGCTTCTGGGCTAACTGGGTAATTGCGAATTTGCTAGGTGCTTTGGTGGGAAGTTCATTCCCTGATATTGCCAACTATGGCTTAGAGTTTGCGATGGTTGCAGCATTTATAGCGATTGTTATTCCTCAGGTAAAAAGTCGTGAGTGTATTATCGCAGCCGTTGTGGCAACCGTATCAGGCATTCTTTTGTCTGGCCTTCCGCATTCATTAGGTTTAGTCATTGCCGCCGCGATTGGTGTTTTTGCTGGTTATCAGATGGATCTCGCGACTGAACGTGAGGAAGCTGAAGCGCTGATAAAAAAATCACAAGCTCAGGAAAAACAAGAAGAGACATTAACCGAACAAGTGCACGTTGCACTGCCAACCGCAAATAACGAGGCCTAA
- a CDS encoding AzlD domain-containing protein, which produces MDYSTFIILTLGMAAITFVIRFSVIGMAGSFEMSERVKRTLRFVPITVLPAIIAVEVLGTGTDLAFNLDNPKVLAAIVCTIVSLRFDLVWVVVSGMVSLIIFQNILA; this is translated from the coding sequence ATGGATTATTCAACATTCATCATTCTTACACTTGGTATGGCAGCCATTACTTTTGTTATTCGTTTTTCGGTAATCGGTATGGCCGGTTCGTTCGAGATGTCTGAACGAGTAAAACGTACTTTGCGTTTCGTTCCTATCACGGTGTTACCTGCGATCATCGCTGTTGAAGTGTTGGGTACCGGCACTGATCTGGCATTCAATCTTGATAACCCGAAAGTGTTGGCCGCAATTGTGTGTACGATAGTTAGCTTACGTTTTGATCTTGTATGGGTAGTTGTGAGTGGCATGGTGTCACTGATTATATTCCAAAATATACTGGCATAA
- a CDS encoding HAD-IIB family hydrolase: MIKMLVCDFDGTLDGGSSSGVEQFTDYLNEHSDLSFVIATGRTLPLIKQGLAGNNYPLPRTIISDVGTQIHHGHELTTDSEWQKNLHASWNKPAVHNALRNLRYLGDCNPNHQGPYKCTFEGKLDKKQYDEIVAILQQHGVTVDLTYSHDWYLDVTPEGINKASAIHHLMAKNNLTANEVCVAGDSANDTAMLTICGINSILVANHYKEVAHLSKLENVYTSKATHAQGVLEGLKFWQAFQGNT; the protein is encoded by the coding sequence ATGATAAAAATGCTGGTATGCGACTTCGATGGCACGCTCGATGGAGGATCTTCGTCTGGGGTAGAACAATTTACTGATTACTTGAATGAACACTCTGACTTAAGCTTTGTCATTGCGACAGGACGAACTCTCCCCCTAATTAAACAAGGGCTCGCTGGCAATAACTATCCGTTACCACGTACCATTATTAGTGACGTGGGCACACAAATTCATCACGGCCACGAGCTAACAACGGATTCCGAGTGGCAAAAAAATCTACACGCTAGCTGGAACAAACCCGCGGTACATAATGCGCTTCGCAACTTACGTTACCTTGGTGATTGTAACCCCAATCATCAAGGCCCCTATAAGTGCACTTTTGAGGGGAAGCTTGATAAGAAACAATATGACGAAATCGTCGCGATCCTACAGCAACACGGTGTGACCGTTGATCTCACTTATTCCCACGATTGGTATCTAGATGTCACACCGGAAGGCATCAACAAAGCCAGTGCCATTCATCATCTAATGGCTAAGAACAATTTGACAGCCAATGAAGTCTGCGTTGCCGGAGATTCCGCAAACGACACTGCCATGTTAACCATCTGCGGTATCAATTCCATTTTGGTCGCCAATCACTACAAGGAAGTGGCTCACTTATCTAAGTTGGAAAATGTTTACACCAGTAAAGCAACTCACGCGCAAGGCGTGTTGGAAGGGTTAAAGTTCTGGCAAGCATTTCAGGGCAATACTTAA
- a CDS encoding DNA polymerase III subunit epsilon gives MSKLTAAERKARDEERFSQRVNERREKGEDVVAYALANKKAVKFLTKSERRSLKERKAALQDEANLKEQEELKRIAAAFQGEDNAE, from the coding sequence ATGAGCAAGTTAACTGCTGCAGAGCGCAAAGCGAGAGATGAAGAACGTTTTTCTCAGCGTGTGAATGAGCGCAGAGAAAAGGGCGAAGATGTCGTGGCATACGCGCTAGCAAATAAAAAAGCGGTTAAGTTCCTGACTAAATCTGAGCGTCGCAGCCTTAAAGAGAGAAAAGCCGCGCTGCAAGATGAAGCGAACTTAAAAGAGCAAGAAGAGCTAAAAAGAATCGCAGCGGCATTTCAAGGCGAAGATAACGCGGAATAG
- a CDS encoding DUF3859 domain-containing protein, with product MAKRSAQIQMISYGIYNTWDSRTKALPKIQEFTTTIVAQEEVEFGFTVNIKKAKGERMKYCITHPGIINKKGKVLAPFDGEEHVGSNDWTFYLGDTIQLLHPVDGLESNLGEWHMVLEMQGNVIAEKTFKVVARDEGQFWKNRGF from the coding sequence ATGGCTAAACGCTCTGCTCAGATTCAAATGATTTCGTATGGGATCTACAACACGTGGGATTCTCGTACCAAAGCTCTGCCTAAAATCCAAGAATTCACCACGACTATCGTTGCACAAGAAGAGGTGGAATTTGGTTTTACTGTAAATATTAAGAAAGCCAAAGGTGAACGCATGAAATATTGCATCACTCATCCTGGTATTATCAATAAAAAAGGCAAAGTACTTGCCCCATTTGATGGTGAAGAGCACGTGGGTAGTAACGACTGGACATTTTATCTCGGCGACACTATCCAACTTTTGCACCCAGTAGATGGCCTAGAAAGTAACCTAGGTGAATGGCACATGGTATTGGAAATGCAAGGTAACGTGATCGCTGAGAAAACGTTTAAAGTGGTGGCCCGCGACGAAGGCCAGTTTTGGAAGAATAGAGGTTTCTAA
- a CDS encoding LacI family DNA-binding transcriptional regulator gives MATISDVSRMAGVSKATVSRVINGTGQVKESTRALVTAVMKELNYKPSSVAQALATKSGNSIGLVLSDFTGSYFGILLKQASVSADKMGKQLLIADGHNQAESELEAVHSLVEKKCDVIVLYSRMLSGEQVIALNKSIDIPLVNVGRRLPEEAGYSIAFDQKHAVEMALEHLIALGHRDITYVGPEPKTPTSISRAEGFEQAVLTQADQGLVSRHCYCPFGFIEGYAAGQKLLNSGQYGSAILAASDDIAVGCIKAFTERGVNVPEQVSIVSIDNDPCSAFVTPSLTTIDLPIQAIMARAMEVAQQLVIGTLEFESEMMRGHLVLRDSTKSAKQ, from the coding sequence ATGGCGACAATTTCTGATGTATCCCGTATGGCGGGCGTTTCCAAAGCAACGGTTTCGCGTGTAATTAATGGGACAGGACAAGTCAAAGAGAGCACACGAGCGCTTGTTACTGCTGTGATGAAAGAGCTTAATTATAAGCCGAGTTCAGTCGCACAAGCATTGGCAACAAAAAGCGGTAATAGCATTGGTTTGGTACTGTCGGATTTTACGGGCAGTTACTTTGGTATCTTACTCAAGCAAGCGTCAGTTAGCGCGGATAAAATGGGTAAGCAGCTATTGATTGCTGATGGCCATAACCAAGCCGAAAGTGAACTTGAGGCGGTTCATTCCTTAGTTGAAAAAAAATGTGATGTGATTGTTCTATATAGCAGAATGCTATCAGGTGAACAGGTCATCGCATTGAATAAGTCGATCGACATCCCTTTGGTAAATGTTGGACGAAGGCTACCAGAGGAAGCAGGCTATTCCATTGCTTTTGATCAAAAGCATGCTGTTGAAATGGCGTTGGAGCACTTAATTGCTTTGGGTCACCGTGACATTACGTATGTTGGACCTGAGCCGAAAACACCGACATCTATTTCCCGTGCTGAAGGTTTTGAGCAAGCCGTATTAACGCAGGCTGATCAAGGCTTAGTATCTCGTCATTGTTATTGCCCGTTTGGATTTATCGAAGGCTATGCGGCGGGTCAGAAACTGTTAAATAGTGGCCAATATGGCAGTGCTATTTTGGCGGCTTCAGATGACATTGCCGTTGGTTGTATTAAAGCGTTTACCGAAAGGGGAGTTAACGTGCCAGAGCAGGTATCGATCGTCAGTATCGATAACGATCCATGCAGTGCGTTTGTTACGCCGTCCCTAACCACCATCGATCTACCTATTCAAGCCATTATGGCGAGAGCAATGGAAGTGGCTCAGCAGTTAGTCATCGGAACTTTGGAATTTGAGTCTGAAATGATGCGTGGTCATTTAGTGCTTAGAGACTCGACCAAGTCTGCTAAACAATAA
- a CDS encoding PTS sugar transporter subunit IIB, whose protein sequence is MKIFLCCAAGMSTSMLVTKMEQAAKEKGVSCEISAHSIAEFDECIQWSDVCLVAPQVKFKYEEFKKTATQLGKGCGLINMMDYGLLKGDAVLAQAMELYPAQTTVES, encoded by the coding sequence ATGAAAATATTTTTATGTTGTGCCGCTGGAATGTCGACAAGCATGCTCGTGACCAAAATGGAGCAAGCAGCGAAGGAAAAAGGAGTGAGTTGTGAAATTTCAGCTCATTCAATTGCTGAATTTGATGAGTGCATTCAGTGGAGCGATGTCTGCTTAGTGGCGCCACAGGTTAAATTCAAATATGAAGAATTCAAGAAAACCGCAACACAATTAGGTAAAGGGTGCGGGCTGATCAACATGATGGATTACGGGCTATTAAAAGGTGACGCAGTCTTGGCGCAAGCAATGGAATTGTACCCAGCACAGACAACAGTGGAGAGTTAG
- a CDS encoding PTS sugar transporter subunit IIC, translating into MAIFDKVLSFVENVVAPVAGKISAQKHVNAIKDGFVSTMPFLIVGSMLLVLAFPPSEGNFFFDGWHGLIAAIGHDNIMTPFQLSMGIFALYASFGIGFSLAEAYKLRPMNTGMLSMFAFLLAAAPMVNVDIGGVLPGAFLGGTGAFTAIICGLFVPEMQRLLIKYNIRIKMPAAVPPKISASFDLLIPIVVISIIVMSMNVYLEQYGMKIPSAIMQLFQPLVLASDSFIACLIAVLLVQMLWFSGIHGGSVVGGIIGPMLLINLGLNQDALAAGEPLPAIFINPVMDFFIFVGGAGGTWGLVVLMIRSKATQLRTIGKMSIVPGTFNINEPVIFGTPIVMNPIYFIPWMLAPTLNTAIVWMAFKTGFLAKIIAIPPWTMPAPIGAIIATNSGTAALVVLSSIIVSSIVFYPFLKVHERQLLAEEKAMEEKAPSTTTTVNGGDLDAVRN; encoded by the coding sequence ATGGCTATTTTTGATAAGGTATTAAGTTTTGTAGAAAATGTCGTGGCTCCCGTTGCAGGTAAAATCTCGGCGCAGAAACATGTCAATGCGATTAAAGATGGATTTGTATCAACGATGCCATTTTTGATTGTTGGTTCTATGCTGCTAGTGCTGGCGTTCCCACCTTCTGAAGGCAATTTCTTTTTCGACGGCTGGCATGGGTTGATTGCAGCAATCGGCCACGACAATATTATGACCCCATTCCAACTGAGCATGGGTATATTCGCCTTGTACGCGTCGTTCGGTATTGGTTTTAGTTTGGCTGAAGCGTACAAACTGCGCCCGATGAACACCGGGATGCTGTCGATGTTTGCATTTTTACTTGCAGCGGCACCCATGGTGAACGTCGATATCGGAGGCGTATTACCCGGTGCATTCCTAGGGGGTACGGGAGCGTTTACTGCGATTATTTGTGGTTTATTTGTCCCAGAAATGCAGCGTTTACTCATTAAATACAACATTCGAATCAAAATGCCAGCCGCTGTACCACCAAAAATTTCGGCTTCTTTCGACTTGTTAATTCCTATCGTGGTCATTTCCATCATTGTGATGTCTATGAACGTGTATCTTGAGCAATATGGGATGAAAATTCCGTCGGCTATCATGCAGTTGTTCCAGCCACTTGTTCTTGCTTCTGACAGTTTCATTGCGTGTTTGATTGCGGTTCTCTTGGTTCAAATGCTTTGGTTTAGTGGTATTCACGGTGGTTCAGTTGTGGGCGGTATTATTGGTCCAATGCTATTGATCAACCTTGGTCTTAACCAAGATGCGTTAGCTGCAGGCGAGCCGCTTCCGGCTATCTTTATTAACCCAGTGATGGACTTCTTCATCTTCGTTGGTGGGGCGGGTGGTACGTGGGGCTTAGTTGTCTTAATGATACGTTCTAAAGCCACTCAACTTAGAACCATTGGTAAAATGTCGATTGTTCCTGGTACGTTTAATATCAACGAGCCTGTGATTTTCGGTACGCCAATTGTCATGAACCCTATCTACTTCATTCCATGGATGCTCGCTCCAACCTTGAATACCGCTATTGTGTGGATGGCATTCAAAACAGGCTTCCTCGCTAAGATCATCGCGATTCCACCTTGGACGATGCCAGCGCCAATTGGTGCCATCATCGCGACCAACTCAGGCACAGCAGCACTGGTTGTTTTAAGCAGCATCATTGTGAGTTCCATTGTTTTCTATCCTTTCCTTAAAGTACATGAAAGGCAGCTACTAGCTGAGGAGAAAGCGATGGAAGAGAAAGCACCAAGCACGACTACCACGGTTAACGGAGGCGACTTAGATGCAGTTCGAAATTAA
- a CDS encoding PTS lactose/cellobiose transporter subunit IIA, producing the protein MQFEINSESDISEEFLMTLLCQVGEARSAFMEAMRVARKGKFTEAEALLKSGDAALVQVHKSQTSLIGFDEGAGKVTMTLILTHIQDHIMTTMLCRELAEEIVAIHYQLQRSKAHEEAHI; encoded by the coding sequence ATGCAGTTCGAAATTAACAGCGAATCAGACATATCTGAAGAATTCTTGATGACGTTACTGTGTCAGGTTGGTGAGGCTCGTTCTGCTTTTATGGAAGCAATGCGAGTAGCAAGAAAAGGCAAATTCACCGAAGCGGAGGCTCTGCTTAAATCAGGAGATGCTGCGCTGGTTCAAGTACATAAATCGCAAACCTCATTGATCGGGTTTGATGAAGGGGCAGGTAAGGTCACCATGACGTTAATCCTGACTCATATTCAAGATCATATTATGACAACGATGTTGTGTCGTGAGTTAGCAGAAGAAATTGTTGCTATTCATTATCAGTTGCAAAGGAGCAAGGCCCATGAAGAAGCGCATATTTGA
- a CDS encoding dihydrodipicolinate synthase, whose amino-acid sequence MKKRIFDYTSEDVRVASREQIVTSIRNSEGRTIMVENVVSITPPIDLVSGPEIAAAFGADMITLNCLDVMNPQIKVLSEISDEYLSIEEVKKLTGRLIGCNLEPIPTGVGNVDIGRTVTKETVEKAVELGLDYVMLTGNPGNCVTQETILDAIGLVRSVSKDIIVVAGKMHAGGVGNDYNLSIVPGFAEAGADIMMFPAPYTTPGVCADTAKEMMSAVHASGMLGMLAIGTSQEGATESYIEQVAMASKAAGADIVHIGDGGYSGIAPPENIMRLGVTLRGRRHQFKRMINRR is encoded by the coding sequence ATGAAGAAGCGCATATTTGATTACACGTCGGAAGACGTTCGCGTTGCGTCACGAGAGCAAATAGTAACGAGCATTCGTAACTCTGAAGGCCGTACCATTATGGTCGAAAATGTGGTGTCAATTACACCACCAATCGACCTTGTTTCTGGTCCTGAAATTGCGGCCGCTTTCGGTGCAGATATGATCACACTCAATTGCTTGGATGTAATGAATCCACAAATCAAAGTGTTGTCAGAAATTTCCGACGAATACCTGTCTATTGAAGAGGTTAAAAAGTTAACAGGCCGATTAATCGGATGCAACTTAGAGCCAATTCCAACGGGTGTTGGCAACGTGGATATCGGCAGAACCGTAACTAAAGAAACGGTTGAAAAGGCGGTAGAACTTGGGCTTGATTACGTCATGCTAACAGGAAATCCGGGTAACTGTGTAACCCAAGAGACGATTCTTGATGCCATTGGCTTAGTTCGAAGCGTGTCAAAAGACATCATCGTAGTCGCCGGGAAAATGCATGCCGGTGGCGTCGGTAACGACTATAACCTGAGTATTGTTCCTGGATTTGCTGAAGCGGGCGCAGACATCATGATGTTCCCGGCACCGTATACCACTCCGGGTGTGTGTGCCGATACCGCGAAAGAAATGATGTCGGCAGTGCACGCGAGTGGCATGCTGGGCATGCTAGCGATTGGTACATCTCAAGAAGGGGCGACGGAGTCTTACATTGAACAAGTGGCAATGGCGTCTAAAGCCGCCGGGGCCGATATTGTGCATATCGGTGATGGCGGTTACAGCGGCATCGCGCCACCAGAAAACATCATGCGATTAGGGGTGACCCTACGTGGCCGTCGTCACCAATTCAAACGTATGATCAACCGTAGATAA
- a CDS encoding GNAT family N-acetyltransferase, with the protein MTRLSFIKANPSSVDELMSLRVKDSQQHLITNNEKWLVQTLIHSESLTFGIYHQQTAVGLVTLLDPRTTQQDTDHFQPNCLYVWRLMIDQHHQGGSFGIQALNFCKEMAQLLGLNGVTLTTMDTEKGNALEFYLSHGFQPTGRRLDGEIELQWTI; encoded by the coding sequence ATGACCCGCCTGTCTTTTATTAAAGCAAACCCTAGCTCTGTTGATGAACTGATGTCATTACGAGTCAAGGATTCACAGCAACACTTGATTACAAACAACGAAAAGTGGCTAGTTCAAACGCTTATCCATAGTGAGAGCCTAACATTCGGTATCTACCACCAGCAAACAGCCGTTGGACTGGTCACTCTTCTCGATCCGCGCACAACTCAACAAGACACGGATCACTTTCAACCGAATTGCCTCTACGTATGGCGACTGATGATCGATCAACACCATCAAGGTGGAAGCTTTGGTATTCAAGCACTTAACTTTTGTAAAGAAATGGCGCAATTGTTGGGCCTAAACGGCGTCACCTTAACAACCATGGATACTGAAAAAGGCAACGCTCTGGAGTTTTACCTGTCCCATGGCTTCCAGCCCACAGGGCGTAGGCTTGACGGCGAAATTGAATTGCAGTGGACGATTTAA
- a CDS encoding peptide-methionine (S)-S-oxide reductase encodes MQEIYLAGGCLWGVQEYLRHLPGVSSTEAGRANGTEQTTQCQYDGYTECVRTRFDPALVSVEQLLEFLFEIIDPYSKNKQGDDVGTKYRTGVYSEHENHLAIANRFIQGRDDAEKIMVEVLPLSNYVPSDDEHQDRLTRCPDDYCHIPQSVLHKYKQ; translated from the coding sequence ATGCAAGAAATCTACTTGGCTGGCGGGTGTCTTTGGGGGGTGCAAGAGTATCTACGTCATCTTCCGGGGGTTAGCTCTACAGAAGCAGGCCGTGCGAATGGCACCGAGCAAACGACGCAGTGCCAATACGATGGATACACAGAGTGTGTGCGTACCCGTTTTGATCCTGCACTGGTATCTGTAGAGCAACTGCTTGAGTTCTTATTTGAGATTATCGACCCATACAGTAAAAACAAACAAGGGGACGATGTCGGCACTAAGTACCGCACAGGTGTCTATAGCGAGCATGAAAACCATTTGGCTATTGCCAACCGTTTTATTCAAGGCAGGGATGATGCCGAAAAGATCATGGTCGAAGTGCTTCCGTTATCCAACTATGTACCAAGCGACGACGAGCACCAAGACAGGCTAACCCGCTGCCCAGATGATTACTGCCATATTCCGCAAAGTGTCCTACATAAATACAAGCAATAA